TGCATTTGGCGCAGCGTTAACAGCATCTAACATTTATGATATTGAGATTTCTCCAGCAACATGGCTACTTATGCTATTTTCAGTTGCTGCAGGTTCAGCTGCTGCAAATACATTGACTAACTATCATGATAGAGATATTGATGCCATTATGGAAAGAACAAAAGGTAGACCTCTTCCATCAAAAAGAATCTACCCTGCAGAAAAAGCAAGGAATTTTGGACTGGCATTAGCAGGAATATCACTAGTTTTAGCATTTGGTATTTCTTTTACTACAACATTTGAACAAGGATTATGGGCAACTGGATTCATTGCATTTGGATTAGTAAATAATATTCTAGTTTATTCATATGCCTTGAAAAGAAATTCTAGAACCAACATAATTTTAGGAGGTCTATGTGGGGGATCACCTCCAATGATTGGATGGGTAGCTGTCAGTATGTCAGATTTATGGACAATGGGTCTTGCAATGGCAGGATTAGTATTCATTTGGATTCCAATGCACATATGGGCTTTGACATTACATTTCAAAGATGATTATAACAAAGTAAATGTCCCAATGCTTACAGCAGTACAATCTGAAAAAACATCAGCAAGAGCTATTGCAGGTTCTACTGTTGTCATGGTATTATTTTCAATTGCGCCATTTTTTATTAGTACAGAAAGTGGGGATGCAATGGTTGGTAGTGTATATCTATGGACTGCAATTGCATCTGGTGCATTAATGATTGGCTTATCAATATGGGTTATTGCCAAACCTATGGAAAAGGCTTCATGGACATTGTTTAAATTTTCAAGTCCCTATTTGGCAGTATTGTTTATTGCATTAATGGTAGATTCAGCGTTATAAAATACTGCTATTTTCATCAAGACTGTTAAGTTCTTTAGTAATCTTAGAATGTTCTTCCACTAATTCTTCAAGTTCATTTTGGAGTTCAGTTGAATTCCATTTTGATTTAATTAATGAAGATAATTTTGCAATAGTGCTCCATTGAAGATTATTTTGTTTATCAATTAATTCTAAAAATCGTTTTCCTTTTTCATCATCATTCATATTTTTTTGAGATATTGCATTGATAAAAAGTTACCATTGGTAATTATGTAATTTCAAAGTTTTATTACTAATTGAGAATAATCCAACTTATTGAAATGTAGTATTTCAGAATGCAAATTAAAAGCAATTGAGACAGTTAGTATAAGTTTTAGAGAAACAAGGAATCTTTGCAAAGAACACTTACGATTATT
This DNA window, taken from Nitrosopumilus sp. b3, encodes the following:
- the cyoE gene encoding heme o synthase encodes the protein MQKQKSESRVAVYYELTKPKIWYLLVFTAFGAALTASNIYDIEISPATWLLMLFSVAAGSAAANTLTNYHDRDIDAIMERTKGRPLPSKRIYPAEKARNFGLALAGISLVLAFGISFTTTFEQGLWATGFIAFGLVNNILVYSYALKRNSRTNIILGGLCGGSPPMIGWVAVSMSDLWTMGLAMAGLVFIWIPMHIWALTLHFKDDYNKVNVPMLTAVQSEKTSARAIAGSTVVMVLFSIAPFFISTESGDAMVGSVYLWTAIASGALMIGLSIWVIAKPMEKASWTLFKFSSPYLAVLFIALMVDSAL